In a single window of the [Chlorobium] sp. 445 genome:
- the recN gene encoding DNA repair protein RecN, with amino-acid sequence MLKTLYIKNFALIEELTIEFGSGLNIITGETGAGKSILIGALSLVLGDRAHFDIVRQGAEKAIIEAVIDASNNERLRNLLLEHKHEFRDEMIVRREISAKGQSRCFINDSPATLALLKAVSELSIDLHGQHEHQSLLRVESHQRLLDEYGSLGGLLEEYQAQLEALRQSKKNLDALRQQEKNLLEKKALLEFQIREIDAVAPEENEEEELLTEQNVLENAEKLFSVTNYLHEILYSADDSVHNRLVQARNLLQDLSRIDKSFADAATDARSAQALVDEINKFVQSYNSRLEFNAERLEEVHERLAALVMLKKKYGGGTSLREVLNYRRSIGEELSVATNFADEIAKRQKDVEQKHQLLLEVALRLSQKRQEVSKRLSRAIVEELQKLGIAHAKFEVSLQREQNAEGEVCMDGYRYTAFSSGIDRVEFKLSTNLGEEPKPLVKIASGGEVSRVMLALKSVLAKSDRLPILVFDEIDTGISGKIAQTVGLSMKELSCYHQIIAITHLPQIAALADVHFRVHKESENGRTVSRVERLNSEEHQYEVARLLSGSHVTEAALKSAQELIAAAKPLSESRDAGRHSKSKTLTAEESNT; translated from the coding sequence ATGCTGAAGACGCTGTACATCAAAAATTTTGCGCTCATTGAAGAACTGACAATTGAGTTTGGAAGTGGCTTAAACATTATCACAGGTGAGACAGGTGCCGGCAAATCTATCTTGATTGGTGCGCTCAGTTTGGTGCTAGGTGATCGGGCGCATTTTGACATTGTCAGACAGGGCGCAGAGAAAGCGATTATTGAAGCAGTCATTGATGCGTCCAACAACGAGCGCTTGCGAAACTTACTTCTTGAGCATAAACATGAGTTTCGAGACGAAATGATTGTGCGGCGGGAGATTTCTGCAAAAGGGCAATCGCGCTGCTTCATCAACGATTCTCCAGCGACACTTGCGCTGCTTAAAGCTGTAAGTGAGCTTTCAATTGATTTGCATGGTCAGCATGAGCATCAATCACTCCTGCGCGTAGAGTCGCATCAGCGCCTGCTGGATGAGTATGGCAGTTTAGGCGGATTGCTCGAAGAGTATCAAGCTCAACTTGAAGCCCTGCGTCAGAGCAAGAAAAATCTAGATGCCCTGCGGCAGCAGGAAAAAAACTTGCTTGAAAAAAAAGCCTTGCTCGAGTTTCAAATTCGTGAGATAGATGCCGTTGCGCCAGAAGAAAATGAAGAGGAAGAACTGCTGACCGAGCAAAATGTCTTGGAAAACGCCGAGAAACTGTTCTCCGTAACAAACTACCTGCACGAGATTCTCTACAGTGCAGATGACTCCGTGCACAACCGCTTAGTACAAGCGAGAAATTTGCTGCAAGATCTTTCGCGTATAGATAAGAGTTTTGCCGATGCTGCAACTGATGCGCGTTCAGCACAAGCCTTAGTGGATGAAATCAACAAGTTTGTGCAAAGCTACAACTCACGCTTGGAGTTCAACGCAGAGCGGCTCGAGGAAGTGCACGAGCGTCTGGCAGCACTGGTCATGCTCAAAAAGAAATATGGTGGCGGCACATCGCTGCGAGAGGTTTTAAACTATCGGCGTAGCATTGGCGAGGAACTAAGCGTGGCAACAAATTTTGCAGATGAAATTGCAAAGCGCCAAAAAGATGTAGAGCAAAAGCATCAATTGCTACTTGAAGTGGCACTCAGGCTCTCGCAAAAGCGTCAGGAAGTCTCTAAGCGTCTAAGTCGCGCGATTGTCGAAGAGCTGCAAAAGTTAGGCATTGCGCACGCAAAATTTGAAGTCTCGCTGCAGCGCGAACAAAATGCAGAGGGAGAAGTGTGCATGGATGGCTATCGCTATACTGCATTCTCAAGCGGTATAGACCGCGTGGAATTCAAACTCTCAACCAATTTAGGTGAAGAGCCAAAGCCACTTGTCAAAATTGCCTCTGGCGGCGAGGTCTCACGCGTGATGCTTGCCCTGAAGAGTGTACTGGCAAAGTCGGACCGCTTGCCCATTTTGGTCTTTGATGAAATTGACACCGGCATCAGCGGCAAAATTGCGCAAACAGTAGGGCTAAGCATGAAAGAACTCTCGTGCTATCATCAAATCATTGCCATTACACATTTGCCACAAATTGCAGCCTTAGCCGACGTGCATTTCCGAGTACACAAAGAATCAGAAAACGGTCGCACAGTCTCACGCGTAGAACGCCTGAATAGCGAAGAACATCAATACGAAGTGGCGCGCCTGCTCTCTGGCTCACATGTAACCGAAGCGGCACTCAAATCAGCACAAGAACTTATTGCTGCCGCAAAACCGCTCTCAGAATCACGAGATGCAGGGAGACATTCAAAATCAAAAACACTCACGGCTGAAGAAAGCAACACCTAA
- a CDS encoding ATP-binding protein — translation MNKTYELRLKSEIKEVRKVERFVKKIAAEQGFSDSCLHDVMLVITEATNNAVLHGNRLDTSKRAWLRCEVSGCELYVEVRDEGSGFDPNALPNPLDEENLLKPSGRGVFLIKQLAEDVRYEFSDRGTTVRFRIKFKPKSNCGEKHR, via the coding sequence ATGAACAAAACTTACGAACTTAGGCTGAAAAGTGAGATTAAAGAAGTTCGCAAAGTTGAACGGTTCGTCAAGAAAATAGCCGCAGAGCAAGGCTTTTCAGACTCGTGCTTGCACGATGTGATGTTAGTGATTACGGAAGCGACGAACAACGCGGTGCTGCACGGCAATAGACTTGACACTTCCAAACGCGCATGGCTACGCTGCGAAGTCTCTGGCTGTGAACTCTATGTGGAAGTGCGCGATGAAGGCAGCGGTTTTGACCCCAACGCATTGCCCAACCCGCTCGATGAAGAGAACTTACTCAAGCCCTCAGGTCGTGGTGTCTTTCTGATTAAGCAACTTGCGGAGGATGTGCGCTACGAATTTTCTGACAGAGGCACGACGGTCCGGTTCCGCATCAAGTTCAAACCTAAATCCAACTGTGGTGAAAAGCATCGTTAA
- a CDS encoding iron-binding protein: MPIKITVLNNGPLKIEGIEEAFQLCDASGATFDLAGKTTIFLCRCGASQKKPFCDGAHRTCNFVSEVKADANK; the protein is encoded by the coding sequence ATGCCAATCAAAATCACTGTGTTGAACAACGGTCCTCTGAAAATCGAGGGCATTGAGGAAGCCTTTCAACTCTGCGACGCCAGCGGCGCAACATTTGACCTTGCAGGCAAAACGACCATCTTCCTTTGCCGATGCGGGGCAAGTCAAAAGAAGCCTTTCTGCGATGGTGCACACCGCACATGCAATTTTGTCTCTGAAGTGAAAGCGGATGCAAACAAATAA
- the hisC gene encoding histidinol-phosphate transaminase — MPLSFQLDANVLDHIKPSVRALSPYTVEGGQNAEIKLNQNENPYDLPDWLKREIMEAFLKEPWNRYPNTFPEDAIARYAQFINLPKECIMMGNGSNELIYTIFLATLRATASVLIPAPSFSLYDKVAALLEAERLHVAMTPSLDFDTEQILEEAHRSQPTLIVLSTANNPTSKSMKFDDVERIVAEVRALVLVDEAYAEFSRERSALELLENYSNVIVLRTLSKAFSMAGLRIGFAISNPMLTAQLLKPKIPFASSRLAEIATIKVLDNYHIIQETIQKVLAERERVFHALRAITPIQVLESDTNFLIVMVPYPKETFHALKAKGILVRDVSKYPMMERCLRIGIGLPEENDRLLEVLTELFG; from the coding sequence ATGCCGCTCTCATTTCAGCTTGACGCTAATGTCTTAGATCACATCAAGCCAAGTGTGCGTGCGCTGTCGCCCTACACTGTAGAAGGGGGTCAGAACGCTGAAATTAAACTCAATCAAAATGAAAATCCTTACGACCTGCCCGACTGGCTCAAGCGTGAGATTATGGAGGCGTTTCTCAAAGAGCCTTGGAATCGCTATCCAAACACGTTTCCAGAGGACGCTATTGCGCGCTATGCGCAGTTTATCAACCTGCCCAAAGAGTGCATCATGATGGGCAATGGCTCTAATGAACTGATCTACACCATTTTCTTAGCCACGCTGCGTGCTACAGCTTCTGTACTGATTCCTGCTCCATCATTTTCGCTCTACGATAAAGTCGCTGCGCTGCTTGAAGCCGAGCGCCTGCATGTTGCTATGACACCCAGCTTAGACTTTGATACCGAGCAAATTCTCGAAGAAGCTCACCGCTCACAGCCAACTCTCATTGTGCTTTCAACGGCAAATAATCCGACCAGCAAATCCATGAAGTTTGACGATGTCGAGCGTATTGTCGCCGAAGTGCGTGCACTCGTCTTGGTCGATGAAGCCTATGCAGAATTTTCTCGTGAGCGTTCGGCGCTCGAGCTTCTGGAAAATTATTCCAACGTGATTGTTCTGCGCACGCTCTCAAAAGCCTTTTCCATGGCAGGTCTGCGCATTGGCTTTGCAATTAGCAATCCTATGCTTACAGCCCAGCTTCTCAAGCCAAAGATTCCTTTTGCTTCCTCACGCCTTGCTGAAATTGCAACTATCAAGGTTTTAGACAACTATCACATTATTCAAGAGACCATTCAGAAAGTGCTTGCAGAGCGTGAGCGTGTATTTCATGCACTTCGCGCTATTACACCGATTCAAGTACTGGAGAGCGACACAAACTTTCTCATTGTGATGGTCCCTTATCCGAAAGAGACTTTTCACGCGCTGAAAGCCAAAGGCATTTTGGTGCGCGATGTCTCAAAATACCCGATGATGGAACGCTGTTTGCGCATTGGCATTGGCTTGCCTGAAGAAAACGACCGTTTGCTCGAAGTATTGACTGAACTCTTTGGCTAA
- a CDS encoding NADH-quinone oxidoreductase subunit NuoK, whose translation MEISLYHYLWLSAFMFTVGVVGVLVRRNAIVIFMCIELMLNAVNLSFVAFSHFLVDIQGQMMVFFVMTVAAAEAAVGLAIIISLFRNKQTINIDEINLLKG comes from the coding sequence ATGGAAATTTCTCTTTACCACTACCTTTGGCTCTCTGCATTCATGTTCACGGTTGGCGTGGTTGGTGTGCTGGTGCGGCGCAATGCCATTGTGATTTTTATGTGCATTGAACTGATGCTGAACGCCGTCAATCTTTCCTTTGTCGCTTTCTCACATTTTCTTGTTGATATTCAAGGGCAAATGATGGTGTTCTTCGTGATGACCGTTGCGGCTGCCGAGGCTGCGGTCGGCTTAGCTATTATCATTTCGCTCTTTCGCAATAAGCAAACCATCAACATCGATGAAATCAATCTCCTAAAAGGCTAA
- a CDS encoding squalene synthase, producing MHLEQKALVNPAVPKAADPDAALNSTAQRRRFLSEIDAETLTLAYQYCSKVSWKHAKTFYFAAHFLPAQKRASVHAVYALCRYVDDLVDRSEESRQSLTKEKIAALLDQWRSDLDLCYSGMIVDHPIMIAWHDMLQRYRIPKSLPLELIDGVCMDLQVSRYQTFDDLYVYCYKVASVVGLMTSEIFGYSNKDALDYAVKLGIAMQLTNILRDIGEDACKGRIYLPLEDLKRFDYSEQDIFNRVIDTRFKALMQFQIERARRYYTEADAGIDLLSKDSQLAVHVSRVNYSKILDRIEKNHYDVFSRRAFVSLTGKLVSLPYLWLRTVLS from the coding sequence ATGCACCTTGAGCAGAAAGCGTTAGTAAACCCCGCTGTCCCGAAAGCAGCGGACCCTGATGCCGCTCTAAATTCCACGGCTCAACGACGACGGTTTCTGTCTGAGATTGATGCAGAGACGCTCACACTTGCTTATCAGTATTGCAGTAAGGTCTCGTGGAAGCATGCCAAGACGTTTTACTTTGCTGCGCACTTTTTGCCCGCTCAAAAGCGTGCTTCTGTGCATGCTGTCTATGCGCTTTGCCGCTATGTCGATGATCTGGTCGATCGCTCTGAAGAAAGTCGCCAGTCGCTCACCAAAGAAAAAATTGCTGCCCTGCTCGATCAATGGCGTTCTGACCTTGACCTTTGCTACAGCGGCATGATTGTCGACCACCCGATTATGATCGCATGGCATGATATGCTTCAGCGCTATCGTATTCCAAAATCGCTGCCGCTTGAACTTATTGATGGAGTCTGCATGGACTTACAAGTCAGTCGCTATCAGACGTTTGACGACTTGTATGTGTATTGCTACAAAGTTGCTTCCGTTGTTGGCTTAATGACCTCAGAAATTTTTGGATACTCTAACAAAGATGCGCTGGACTACGCTGTCAAACTTGGTATTGCCATGCAGCTTACCAATATATTGCGTGATATTGGTGAGGATGCATGCAAAGGTCGTATTTACCTGCCACTTGAAGATTTGAAGCGATTTGACTACAGCGAGCAAGACATTTTCAACAGGGTGATTGATACGCGCTTTAAAGCCTTGATGCAGTTTCAAATTGAGCGGGCGCGCCGCTACTACACTGAAGCCGATGCTGGGATTGATTTGCTTTCCAAAGATAGCCAGCTTGCGGTGCACGTGAGCCGTGTTAATTACAGCAAAATTCTTGACCGCATTGAAAAAAATCACTACGATGTTTTTTCTCGACGTGCTTTTGTTTCACTTACTGGAAAACTCGTGAGTTTACCTTACCTTTGGCTTAGGACTGTGCTTTCCTGA
- a CDS encoding two-component system response regulator has translation MPKVLIIDDSAVERTIIAKVMTALGYTIVEANDGEEGEAKAVELKPDIIVLDVVMPKKDGFQVCRNLKKMPETAKIPVIMITSKNQDSDKFWGMKQGAIAYLVKPFNEDDLVSAVNKALAPS, from the coding sequence ATGCCAAAAGTCCTCATAATCGATGATAGCGCTGTAGAGCGCACCATTATCGCCAAAGTCATGACGGCGTTGGGTTATACCATCGTCGAGGCTAATGATGGCGAAGAAGGTGAAGCTAAAGCCGTTGAACTCAAACCCGATATCATCGTGCTCGATGTGGTAATGCCAAAGAAAGACGGCTTCCAAGTCTGTCGCAATCTCAAAAAGATGCCAGAGACAGCCAAAATTCCTGTCATTATGATTACATCCAAAAATCAAGACAGCGATAAGTTTTGGGGCATGAAGCAAGGGGCAATAGCCTATTTGGTGAAGCCATTTAACGAGGATGACTTGGTCTCAGCAGTAAACAAAGCCCTTGCCCCGTCGTGA